Proteins encoded by one window of Aspergillus chevalieri M1 DNA, chromosome 6, nearly complete sequence:
- the TEF3 gene encoding putative translation elongation factor eEF-3 (COG:J;~EggNog:ENOG410PGET;~InterPro:IPR016024,IPR011989,IPR021133,IPR040533, IPR017871,IPR027417,IPR003593,IPR003439,IPR015688;~PFAM:PF00005,PF17947;~go_function: GO:0005524 - ATP binding [Evidence IEA];~go_function: GO:0016887 - ATPase activity [Evidence IEA]) yields MPAAASVPAVSSKETAQSVQVLEDLIKNLNVSGSQDEVNAAAGNLASLFSGPIPEQTLPLKAVETFQKQLANKKDAVVRERALEGIRAIAGQPTISPGVEPHLVALLPNVLSAIGDKMVPVKNAAQATALTIVKALNGNAVKAVLPAIRESVSNAPKWAEKLTSLQCIDTLVETAPAQLSFRVPDLIPVVSEAMWDTKAEVKKAAYSTMEKVCGLIVNKDIERFIPELIKCIAKPENVPETVHLLGATTFVSDVTGPTLAIMVPLLDRGLVERETAIKRKSAVIVDNMCKLVEDPQIVAPFLPKLMPRLQKNFETLADPEAREKTQQALDTLVRVGDVKDGKIPEISTAGDIPTVAAILKEIIGDKANDKSEAIVNYIGAIAGQLVDEKDAEVTSWTQNAQPYIAALVGEADAKGVAETLRKKASPEAAQADDIASDEEEGEDLCNCTFSLAYGAKILLNQTRLRLKRGQRYGLLGPNGTGKTTLMRAINNEQLEGFPKKDEVKTVYVEHDLDAADTEQTVIGWTMKKLREVGLDPKQADVESKLEEFGFLREQLDGPITALSGGWKMKLALARAVFEEPDILLLDEPTNHLDVKNVEWLENYLKTSPCTSIMVSHDSRFLDHVIQHVVHYERFKLKRYRGTLSEFVKKVPAARSYYELGASEMEFKFPEPGFLEGVKTKAKAIIRVNNMSFQYPGTPRPQITDISFQVSLGSRIAVIGPNGAGKSTLVNVLTGELVPTSGDVYQHENIRIAYIKQHAFAHIDNHLDKTPSEYIQWRFQTGEDRETMDRANKIITDDDEKAMDKIYRIEGTQRRVIGIHARRKFKNTYEYECSFALGENVGFKQERWIPMMTSDNAWIPRNEIMQSHAKMVAEVDQKEALASGQFRPLVRKEIEAHCAQFGLETELVTHSRMRGLSGGQRVKVVLAACSWQRPHVIVLDEPTNYLDRDSLGALSKAIKTYEGGVVIITHSREFTENLTEEVWAVMDGKMTPSGHNWVSGQGSGPRLADKSQQDEEIVDAMGNKTVVEKQKKLTASELRKKKKERMARRKRGEEVFSDEE; encoded by the exons ATGCCCGCTGCCGCTTCCGTTCCCGCTGTTTCGAGCAAGGAGACCGCACAGTCTGTGCAGGTTCTCGAGGACCTCATCAAGAACCTCAACGTCTCCGGTAGTCAGGATGAGGTCAACGCCGCTGCTGGCAACCTCGCCTCGCTCTTCAGCGGCCCTATCCCTGAGCAGACCCTTCCCCTGAAGGCCGTCGAGACCTTCCAGAAGCAGCTCGCCAACAAGAAGGATGCTGTTGTCCGTGAGCGCGCTCTCGAGGGCATCCGTGCCATCGCCGGCCAGCCCACTATCTCTCCCGGTGTCGAGCCTCACCTCGTTGCTCTTTTGCCTAACGTCCTTTCCGCCATCGGTGACAAGATGGTTCCCGTCAAGAACGCTGCTCAGGCCACCGCCCTCACCATTGTCAAGGCCCTCAACGGCAACGCCGTCAAGGCCGTCCTCCCCGCCATCCGCGAGTCGGTTTCGAACGCTCCCAAGTGGGCTGAGAAGTTGACCTCTCTCCAGTGTATCGACACCCTGGTTGAGACCGCCCCCGCTCAGCTGTCCTTCCGTGTTCCCGACCTCATCCCCGTCGTCTCCGAGGCCATGTGGGACACCAAGGCTGAGGTCAAGAAGGCTGCCTACTCCACTATGGAGAAGGTTTGCGGTCTCATTGTCAACAAGGATATTGAGCGCTTCATTCCTGAGCTGATCAAGTGTATCGCCAAGCCCGAGAACGTCCCCGAGACCGTTCATTTGCTCGGTGCCACCACTTTCGTGTCGGACGTTACCGGTCCTACCCTGGCTATCATGGTCCCCTTGCTTGATCGTGGTCTCGTCGAGCGTGAGACCGCTATCAAGCGTAAGTCGGCCGTTATCGTCGACAACATGTGTAAGCTTGTGGAGGACCCTCAGATCGTCGCTCCCTTCTTGCCCAAGTTGATGCCCCGTCTTCAAAAGAACTTCGAGACTCTTGCCGACCCCGAGGCTCGTGAGAAGACCCAACAGGCTCTCGACACTCTCGTCCGTGTCGGTGATGTTAAGGATGGCAAGATCCCCGAGATCTCCACCGCCGGTGACATCCCCACCGTCGCCGCTATTCTCAAGGAGATTATTGGCGACAAGGCCAACGACAAATCCGAGGCCATCGTCAACTACATTGGTGCCATTGCTGGTCAGCTCGTTGACGAGAAGGACGCCGAAGTTACTAGCTGGACCCAGAACGCTCAGCCTTACATCGCCGCCCTCGTCGGTGAGGCTGATGCCAAGGGTGTTGCCGAGACTCTCCGCAAGAAGGCCTCTCCCGAAGCCGCTCAGGCTGACGACATCGCTTctgacgaggaagagggtgAGGATCTGTGCAATTGCACTTTCTCCCTGGCCTATGGTGCCAAGATCTTGCTGAACCAGACTCGCCTCCGTCTCAAGCGTGGTCAGCGCTACGGTCTGCTCGGTCCCAACGGTACCGGTAAGACCACCCTCATGCGTGCCATCAACAACGAGCAGCTTGAGGGTTTCCCCAAGAAGGACGAGGTCAAGACCGTGTACGTCGAGCACGACCTCGACGCCGCCGACACTGAGCAGACCGTCATCGGCTGGACCATGAAGAAGCTCCGTGAAGTCGGATTGGACCCCAAGCAGGCTGACGTCGAGAGCAAGCTCGAGGAGTTCGGTTTCCTCCGTGAGCAGCTTGATGGCCCCATCACCGCCCTCTCTGGTGGTTGGAAGATGAAGCTCGCACTTGCCCGTGCCGTGTTCGAGGAGCCCGACATTCTCCTTCTGGACGAACCCACCAACCACTTGGACGTCAAGAACGTCGAATGGTTGGAGAACTACCTCAAGACCTCCCCTTGCACTTCCATCATGGTCTCGCACGACAGCCGCTTCTTGGACCACGTCATCCAGCACGTTGTCCACTACGAGCGCTTCAAGCTTAAGCGTTACCGTGGTACCCTGAGCGAGTTCGTCAAGAAGGTGCCTGCTGCTCGTTCCTACTACGAGCTCGGTGCCTCCGAGATGGAGTTCAAGTTCCCCGAGCCCGGTTTCCTCGAGGGTGTCAAGACCAAGGCCAAGGCCATCATCCGTGTCAACAACATGTCCTTCCAGTACCCCGGCACTCCCCGTCCTCAGATCACGGACATCAGCTTCCAGGTGTCGCTGGGTTCGCGTATTGCTGTCATCGGTCCTAACGGTGCCGGTAAGTCCACCCTGGTCAACGTCCTGACTGGTGAGCTTGTCCCCACCAGCGGTGATGTCTACCAGCACGAGAACATCCGTATCGCCTACATTAAGCAGCACGCTTTCGCCCACATCGATAACCACCTCGACAAGACCCCCTCCGAGTACATCCAGTGGCGTTTCCAGACCGGTGAGGATCGTGAGACCATGGACCGTGCCAACAAGATCATcaccgatgatgacgagAAGGCAATGGACAAGATCTACCGCATCGAGGGTACCCAACGTCGTGTCATTGGTATCCACGCGCGTAGAAAGTTCAAGAACACTTACGAGTACGAGTGTTCGTTCGCTCTTGGTGAGAACGTTGGCTTCAAGCAGGAGCGCTGGATTCCCATGATGACCTCTGACAACGCCTGGATTCCCCGTAACGAAATCATGCAGTCGCACGCCAAGATGGTTGCTGAGGTTGACCAGAAGGAGGCTCTTGCCAGCGGTCAGTTCCGTCCTCTGGTCCGCAAGGAGATCGAAGCCCACTGCGCTCAGTTCGGTCTCGAGACCGAATTGGTCACTCACTCGCGTATGCGTGGTCTCTCCGGTGGTCAGCGTGTCAAGGTCGTCCTCGCCGCTTGCTCGTGGCAGCGTCCTCACGTGATCGTCCTTGACGAACCCACCAACTACCTTGACCGTGACTCGCTTGGTGCCCTCTCCAAGGCCATCAAGACCTACGAAGGTGGTGTTGTTATCATTACTCACTCTCGTGAGTTCACTGAAAACCTCACCGAGGAAGTCTGGGCCGTCATGGACGGTAAGATGACTCCTTCCGGTCACAACTGGGTTTCGGGTCAGGGATCTGGCCCCCGTCTCGCCGACAAGTCCCAGCAGGACGAGGAGATTGTCGACGCTATGGGTAACAAG ACTGTCGTtgaaaaacaaaagaagcTCACTGCGAGCGAACTTAGA aagaagaagaaggagcgCATGGCCCGCCGCAAGCGTGGTGAGGAGGTCTTCTCTGACGAGGAGTAA
- a CDS encoding putative glutamine-serine rich protein MS8 (COG:U;~EggNog:ENOG410Q1PC) translates to MSDPYHYQHGAGNNPQYGGGYQQGYYPPQQQYSQQGYYPPAQSYAPQQNYPAYSAPPSYDQSYGQPHPHGGHYAGTPDYSQNSHHPADRGHSPYPQHQQPQQGSNASYYGAPSNEKYSQTGQQPTGPPGQAQEGERGLGSTLLGGAAGGFLGKKIGGGLLGATGGALAGAAGMNVASKLHKKHHKKHDKKHDKKYHKKYGRRGSHSSSSSSSSSSSSSDSD, encoded by the exons ATGTCGGACCCTTATCACTACCAGCACGGTGCGGGGAACAACCCTCAGTACGGCGGAGGATACCAACAGGGCTACTACCCACCGCAGCAGCAGTACTCGCAACAGGGCTACTATCCACCCGCA CAGTCCTACGCCCCGCAACAGAACTACCCTGCATACTCCGCTCCTCCCTCTTACGATCAGTCGTACGGACAACCGCATCCACACGGCGGACACTACGCAGGAACCCCCGACTACTCCCAGAATTCCCACCATCCCGCCGATCGCGGCCACTCCCCGTACCCTCAGCACCAACAGCCCCAGCAAGGCTCGAACGCTTCCTACTACGGCGCTCCGTCGAACGAAAAGTACTCTCAGACCGGACAGCAGCCAACAGGCCCTCCCGGACAGGCACAGGAAGGCGAGAGGGGCCTGGGATCGACGTTACTGGGCGGTGCAGCTGGTGGTTTCTTGGGTAAGAAGATAGGtggaggattgttgggaGCGACTGGAGGTGCGTTGGCTGGTGCTGCCGGAATGAATGTGGCCAGCAAGTT GCACAAGAAGCATCACAAGAAACACGACAAGAAGCATGACAAGAAGTACCACAAGAAGTATGGTCGACGCGGATCTCATTCCAGTTCGAGCTCGTCGagttcctcctcttcgtcgaGTGACAGTGACTAG
- the BST1 gene encoding GPI inositol-deacylase (BUSCO:EOG09262KN8;~COG:U;~EggNog:ENOG410PGPB;~InterPro:IPR012908,IPR039529,IPR029058;~PFAM:PF12697,PF07819;~TransMembrane:10 (i130-151o800-818i848-866o898-918i923-943o963-994i1015-1038o1058-1075i1087-1107o1113-1134i);~go_function: GO:0016788 - hydrolase activity, acting on ester bonds [Evidence IEA]), whose amino-acid sequence MHRHSSGSPCEDDAEDSLISRTPITPIEEYGHGPNAFETPENSRSQVARRGTSFDLRRDNGSSTPRSRNSTMWRTLSSSSSTFNTQPSHETSAPRPPIMMPLASSSSSSQRQPSPEGSPRFRHARLRSPWSCSILTAIMTFLASIFLVSILRSFSARQVGGDGCGIPVMSPTFIRMVGFDTEHTRFASKYNLYLYREEGVDAYNQEDVGLNGAPVLFLPGNAGSYRQVRSLAAEASRHYHDVVRHDQDRLKTGTRSLDFFMIDFNEDMAAFHGQTLLDQAEYVNEAVAYILSLYHDPRRSRRDPELPDPSSVILIGHSMGGIVARTTLTMANYQANSVNTIVTMSAPHAKPPVSFESDVVQTYKQINDYWREAYSQTWANNNPLWHVTLISIAGGSRDTVVPSDYASISSLVPETHGFTVFTSTIPDVWIGMDHLSITWCDQFRKAIIKSLFDVVDVRRASQTRPRAERMRIFKKWYLTGLESVAERTLPQKEPNTLLTLEDNSNTILPQGERLILRGFGQRKGPDVRLLPIPPQGVAGKKFTLLTDNHFDKTGDNGNLEVLFCSVFPLQNGKLTSVFSMNMDFSGGNVGATRLACKNAAEDGIHLPASTHSSKNPYDRVQPFSYLQYDLEDLAEHQFVAIVDKASAPTKGFLVAEFSDSSDAFIRARVGLGGLISAGLKMRLPANRPMLTEVKVPAMYSSLLNYKLKVVRHDHGKKQEELFSPLLRQSVPDPHESKFFVNVDEVNVNLHGLAPFMPPPLREQSLMGGVSFQLWTDPSYGSTVDVSLKVDITSSLGELVMRYRTVFAAFPLLVVALVLRKQFQVYDETGYFITFAEGLDSAVRSSLPILLLAMSLLASSLATSTTLPPSDDPFHWRTNSTESPIDFTKNDLLLGSQDAFFWFLVPVFGLISVGVCVIVNYAALLLLSIISFMYGLVNSKFGYIRRDDKGNVSVFAASTPRRRLINTAILLVLVSTVIPYQFAYMVACVVQLATCIRAQWHARKTRFTAHFNFSNYSHSILILMLWILPINALVLLVWAHNLVVHWLMPFSSHHNVLSIMPFILLVETLTSGAMIPRVTSRFKHITSIILFSIAIYSAVYGVSYAYLLHHLANIFSAWLIGIYIFSSGFSVRRLWRILEGEELSSGISEVGGSHIKKKP is encoded by the exons ATGCACAGACACTCGTCTGGCTCCCCGTGCGAGGACGACGCTGAGGACTCGTTAATCTCGCGAACTCCTATCACACCTATCGAGGAATATGGTCATGGCCCCAATGCTTTTGAGACGCCTGAAAATTCGCGATCGCAGGTAGCAAGAAGAGGTACTAGCTTTGATCTCCGTCGGGATAACGGTTCTTCTACGCCCCGTTCCAGGAATTCGACTATGTGGAGGACTCTGTcgtcctcatcttcaacgTTTAACACGCAACCGTCTCACGAGACCTCCGCTCCCAGACCACCCATTATGATGCCATTGgcgtcttcctcatcctcctctcaACGACAGCCATCGCCAGAGGGCTCTCCACGATTCCGACATGCCCGTCTGCGCAGTCCGTGGTCGTGCTCGATCTTGACCGCCATAATGACCTTTCTCGCATCGATATTCCTAGTCTCCATACTTCGTTCGTTCTCGGCGCGTCAGGTGGGCGGTGATGGCTGTGGCATTCCTGTTATGAGTCCGACATTTATTCGCATGGTGGGATTCGACACGGAACATACGCGCTTCGCAAGCAAATACAATCTATACCTTTATCGGGAGGAGGGTGTCGACGCATATAATCAAGAAGACGTTGGC TTGAATGGTGCGCCGGTTTTGTTTCTACCTGGAAATGCTGGTAGTTATCGTCAAGTCCGTTCCCTCGCCGCGGAAGCTTCGCGACACTATCACGATGTCGTCCGTCATGATCAAGATCGCCTTAAGACGGGTACCCGGAGTCTCGATTTTTTCATGATCGATTTCAACGAGGATATGGCTGCGTTTCATGGACAAACATTACTGGACCAGGCAGAATATGTGAACGAGGCCGTTGCATACATTCTCTCCCTCTACCACGATCCCCGACGCTCCCGCAGAGACCCCGAGCTTCCCGACCCAAGTTCCGTGATCCTTATCGGCCACTCCATGGGTGGAATCGTCGCGCGCACAACGCTTACGATGGCAAACTACCAAGCCAATTCGGTCAATACTATAGTCACCATGTCCGCGCCCCACGCCAAGCCGCCTGTATCGTTCGAGTCGGACGTCGTTCAAACCTACAAGCAAATCAATGATTACTGGCGCGAAGCATACTCCCAAACCTGGGCTAATAACAATCCACTGTGGCATGTGACCCTCATCTCGATCGCCGGAGGTTCTCGCGATACCGTCGTCCCTTCGGATTACGCCAGTATCTCGTCCCTCGTTCCTGAAACGCACGGTTTTACAGTGTTTACTTCGACAATCCCGGATGTCTGGATTGGAATGGACCACTTATCCATTACATGGTGTGACCAGTTCCGCAAGGCTATAATCAAGTCCCTGTTTGACGTGGTGGATGTGCGTCGCGCAAGCCAGACAAGGCCACGCGCGGAGCGTATGCGCATCTTTAAGAAGTGGTATTTGACCGGGTTGGAGTCCGTGGCTGAGAGGACTCTTCCGCAGAAAG AACCGAACACTCTCTTGACGCTCGAAGATAACTCGAATACGATTCTGCCCCAAGGCGAACGACTGATTCTGCGCGGATTCGGCCAACGCAAGGGCCCGGACGTCCGTCTACTACCCATTCCGCCTCAAGGTGTCGCCGGGAAGAAATTTACTCTTCTGACCGACAATCACTTTGATAAAACCGGCGATAATGGGAACCTCGAAGTTTTGTTCTGTAGCGTTTTCCCGTTACAGAATGGAAAGCTCACATCCGTATTTTCCATGAATATGGACTTCTCTGGGGGTAATGTCGGCGCAACTCGTCTGGCCTGTAAAAATGCCGCCGAGGATGGAATCCACCTTCCTGCTTCAACTCACTCATCCAAGAACCCCTACGACCGCGTGCAACCGTTCTCGTATCTCCAATATGATTTGGAAGATTTGGCGGAGCATCAGTTCGTTGCCATTGTTGACAAGGCTAGTGCACCTACCAAGGGCTTCCTAGTAGCAGAGTTCTCTGATAGTTCGGATGCTTTCATCCGGGCTCGTGTGGGCTTGGGTGGCTTAATCAGTGCCGGGCTGAAGATGAGGCTTCCAGCCAATCGCCCGATGCTCACTGAGGTGAAGGTTCCGGCGATGTACTCGAGTTTGCTGAATTACAAACTCAAGGTAGTCCGACACGACCACGGGAAGAAACAGGAGGAACTGTTTTCTCCGTTATTGCGCCAGTCCGTCCCGGATCCCCACGAGTCCAAGTTCTTCGTTAACGTGGACGAGGTCAATGTCAATCTTCACGGTCTGGCACCTTTTATGCCCCCGCCGCTTCGCGAGCAGTCCCTGATGGGTGGCGTGTCATTTCAACTCTGGACGGACCCGAGCTACGGTTCTACGGTGGATGTTTCGCTCAAGGTGGATATCACCAGTAGTCTGGGCGAGCTCGTGATGCGGTATCGTACCGTATTCGCGGCATTCCCGCTTCTGGTCGTGGCTCTGGTTCTCCGCAAGCAATTCCAAGTGTATGATGAAACAGGCTACTTCATCACCTTTGCGGAGGGTCTCGACAGTGCCGTTCGGTCATCCTTGCCAATCTTGCTGCTTGCCATGTCGCTTTTGGCATCTTCTTTGGCTACCTCGACTACGCTCCCACCGAGCGATGACCCATTCCACTGGCGCACGAATTCCACTGAAAGCCCGATTGATTTCACCAAAAATGACTTGCTTCTGGGTTCACAGGATGCGTTCTTCTGGTTTCTGGTCCCAGTGTTTGGTTTAATCAGTGTTGGGGTGTGCGTCATTGTCAACTACGCGGCCCTCTTGCTTCTGTCGATCATCTCCTTCATGTATGGTCTTGTGAATAGCAAGTTTGGCTATATCAGACGCGATGACAAGGG GAATGTGTCAGTTTTCGCTGCATCGACCCCCAGAAGGCGCTTAATCAACACTGCCATCCTTCTGGTTCTCGTCTCGACAGTCATCCCGTACCAGTTTGCTTATATGGTCGCTTGTGTTGTTCAGCTTGCCACCTGCATACGGGCACAATGGCATGCCAGGAAAACT CGATTCACTGCAcacttcaacttctccaacTACTCTCACTCAATTCTCATTCTCATGCTGTGGATTCTGCCAATCAACGCATTGGTCCTCCTGGTCTGGGCTCACAATCTTGTCGTCCACTGGTTGATGCCGTTCTCATCGCACCACAATGTCCTATCAATCATGCCGTTTATCCTTCTAGTCGAGACACTGACCAGTGGGGCCATGATCCCTCGTGTGACTTCTCG GTTCAAACACATCACTTCCATCATCCTTTTCTCTATCGCCATCTATTCAGCCGTTTATGGTGTTTCTTACGCCTATCTCCTTCATCATCTCGCGAACATCTTTTCTGCATGGCTGATTGGTATCTACATTTTCAGCAGTGGCTTCTCCGTTCGACGACTATGGCGTATCCTAGAGGGAGAAGAACTTTCTTCTGGTATTTCCGAGGTAGGAGGCAGTCACATTAAGAAAAAGCCATAA
- a CDS encoding uncharacterized protein (COG:S;~EggNog:ENOG410PS02) yields the protein MMRTPKFTPTTTLPTIPSEEWRNLLRSLLRECSYLPDPIAKGHMRDYVMQRFRRYYFNPQIQKETEHQRKLRKTALQQLSLLRRANEGYTKPLEHVLRLSYGRTGKRRNELLYKFIAPATPVDSQEVAQLINKPFAYYDGWEPPSLVRALLKAQHAHGIINELRVRPQIKSIEPRIPEENSWGRPIAAVRRRNIRSNWYTAALKSLLPPLPGKELDILEGLISGEQHWEPPKRRKVIESPKEEEDSYLRFLVDGPQKGHTFRQYVDGRPHKITRRFMRRLWRRIDCLVPRMSWNDASQKYDFTWAVVKAMPEMSLPMDDDPEIFGNVNPQVN from the coding sequence ATGATGAGAACTCCGAAATTCACCCCGACCACTACTTTACCTACCATACCCTCCGAAGAATGGCGAAACCTCCTAAGGTCCTTACTCCGTGAATGCTCCTACCTTCCTGACCCCATCGCAAAGGGACACATGCGCGACTATGTGATGCAAAGATTCCGCCGATACTACTTTAACCCGCAAATACAGAAAGAAACAGAGCACCAGCGCAAACTCCGCAAAACAGCACTACAGCAACTATCTCTCCTACGACGCGCAAACGAAGGGTACACCAAACCACTGGAGCATGTGCTCCGGCTATCATACGGACGGACGGGGAAACGACGGAACGAATTGCTGTACAAATTTATTGCCCCCGCAACTCCCGTGGACAGTCAGGAGGTGGCCCAGCTGATCAATAAGCCTTTTGCGTACTATGATGGATGGGAACCACCGTCACTTGTGAGGGCGTTGCTCAAGGCGCAGCATGCCCATGGAATTATTAATGAGTTACGTGTTCGTCCACAGATCAAGTCTATTGAGCCGCGAATACCCGAGGAGAACAGTTGGGGAAGGCCAATTGCTGCGGTGCGTCGGAGGAATATTAGGAGCAATTGGTACACTGCAGCATTGAAGAGTCTGCTTCCACCATTACCAGGGAAAGAGCTGGATATACTGGAGGGGTTGATTTCGGGGGAACAACACTGGGAGCCACCGAAACGGAGAAAGGTGATAGAGAGCCCcaaagaggaggaggacagCTACTTGAGATTCTTGGTAGATGGGCCACAAAAAGGGCATACGTTCCGGCAGTATGTCGATGGTCGACCCCATAAAATCACACGGCGGTTTATGCGGAGACTATGGCGACGAATCGACTGCCTGGTTCCTCGAATGTCGTGGAATGATGCCAGTCAGAAGTACGATTTCACATGGGCTGTTGTAAAGGCGATGCCAGAGATGTCTTTGCCTATGGACGATGACCCAGAGATCTTTGGGAACGTGAATCCACAGGTCAATTGA
- a CDS encoding sugar transporter family protein (COG:G;~EggNog:ENOG410PF8Z;~InterPro:IPR020846,IPR005828,IPR036259;~PFAM:PF07690,PF00083;~TransMembrane:8 (i21-39o45-66i78-101o113-131i166-184o204-227i234-253o332-353i);~go_component: GO:0016021 - integral component of membrane [Evidence IEA];~go_function: GO:0022857 - transmembrane transporter activity [Evidence IEA];~go_process: GO:0055085 - transmembrane transport [Evidence IEA]), with protein MLRSVGAIIFGIASDRWGRKWPFIVNNILFIVLELGTGFCQTYKQFLACRALFGIAMGGIYGNAAATALEDCPLEARGIVSGILQQGYAFGYLLATAFSRALVNTTSHGWRPFYWFAAAVPVLIILYRLFLPETEAFRRRQETRAEMGGVTSTFFEEGKVAIKRHWLILAYLVLLLAGFNFMSHGSQDLYPTMLEKQYNFSQDAVTVTQVVANLGALSGGTLCGWASQIFGRRFTIIVISIIGGAILYPYTFVKSERIMAAAFFEQFCVQGAWGTIPIHMMELSPDSIRTFAVGCAYQLGNLASSASSTIESTIGERFPLPPVEEASDRYEYGKVICIFMGCVYGYVILMTLAGPEKLGRQFDVEHDKDMIEVRDAKAERDPEKAVSQQQSD; from the exons ATGCTGCGATCCGTGGGCGCCATTATCTTCGGAATCGCTTCAGACAGATGGGGCCGCAAATGGCCCTTCATCGTCAATAATATACTGTTTATCGTCCTTGAGCTAGGTACCGGCTTCTGCCAAACCTATAAGCAGTTCCTGGCCTGCCGAGCCCTCTTCGGAATCGCCATGGGTGGCATATACGGTAATGCTGCAGCTACCGCTCTTGAAGATTGTCCTTTGGAGGCTCGTGGGATTGTCTCTGGTATCCTTCAACAGGGATACGCGTTTGGATATTTGCTAGCGACAGCGTTTTCGCGTGCCTTGGTTAATACAACCTCGCATGGATGGAGACCGTTTTACTGGTTTGCGGCTGCTGTTCCGGTATTGATCATCTTATACCGTCTGTTTCTTCCCGAGACCGAGGCGTTCAGACGGCGACAAGAAACTCGAGCTGAGATGGGAGGAGTGACTTCGACTTTTTTCGAAGAGGGTAAGGTAGCTATCAAGCGGCATTGGCTTATCCTGGCTTACCTTGTATTGTTGCTGGCTGGGTTCAATTTTATG TCTCATGGATCCCAAGACCTCTACCCGACTATGCTCGAGAAACAATACAACTTCTCACAAGACGCCGTCACTGTAACCCAAGTCGTCGCCAACCTTGGCGCCCTCTCTGGCGGCACGCTCTGCGGCTGGGCGAGTCAAATATTCGGTCGCCGCTTCACAATCATTGTGATAAGCATAATAGGCGGTGCCATCCTCTATCCCTACACTTTCGTCAAATCCGAGCGCATTATGGCAGCGGCCTTCTTTGAGCAGTTCTGCGTCCAAGGTGCTTGGGGCACTATACCGATCCACATGATGGAACTATCTCCCGACTCTATCCGTACGTTTGCGGTGGGTTGCGCGTATCAGCTGGGAAATCTTGCTTCGTCTGCTAGTTCGACGATCGAGTCTACTATTGGTGAACGATTTCCGCTGCCACCAGTTGAGGAGGCGTCGGATCGATACGAATATGGAAAGGTGATTTGCATTTTCATGGGATGTGTGTATGGATATGTGATCTTGATGACCCTGGCGGGTCCGGAGAAACTAGGGCGACAGTTTGATGTCGAGCATGATAAAGATATGATTGAGGTGAGGGATGCAAAGGCTGAGAGGGACCCTGAAAAGGCCGTTTCACAACAGCAATCAGATTAG